From Vogesella sp. XCS3, the proteins below share one genomic window:
- the fghA gene encoding S-formylglutathione hydrolase yields MEQISCNRSFGGEHRQYTHASAVLGCSMRFAVYLPPAALAGARVPLLYWLSGLTCSDENFMQKAGAQRVAAELGMAIVAPDTSPRGTAVADDPAYDLGQGAGFYLNATQAPWAAHYRMYDYVSQELPALLAAHFDFGPAAIAGHSMGGHGALLCALKRPQDYVSVSAFSPIANPVNVPWGQKAFAAYLGDDTAAWQAWDASVLMAAANPDTALPCRVDVGLDDGFIDSQLQPQALEAAAAHSGYPLQLHRHEGYDHSYYFVASFIEAQLRFHAAHLARA; encoded by the coding sequence CTGGAACAGATCAGCTGCAACCGCAGCTTTGGCGGCGAGCACCGCCAGTACACCCACGCCTCGGCCGTGCTCGGCTGCAGCATGCGCTTTGCCGTCTACCTGCCGCCGGCGGCCCTGGCCGGCGCGCGCGTGCCGCTGCTGTACTGGCTGTCCGGCCTGACCTGCAGCGACGAAAACTTCATGCAGAAAGCCGGCGCCCAGCGCGTGGCCGCCGAGCTGGGCATGGCCATCGTAGCGCCGGATACCAGCCCGCGCGGCACGGCGGTGGCCGACGACCCGGCCTACGACCTGGGGCAGGGCGCGGGCTTTTACCTGAACGCCACCCAGGCACCCTGGGCGGCGCACTACCGCATGTACGACTACGTCAGCCAGGAGCTGCCGGCCTTGCTGGCGGCCCACTTTGATTTTGGCCCCGCGGCAATTGCCGGCCACAGCATGGGCGGCCACGGCGCGCTGCTGTGCGCGCTGAAACGGCCGCAGGATTACGTATCGGTATCGGCATTCAGCCCCATTGCCAACCCGGTGAACGTACCGTGGGGGCAGAAGGCGTTTGCCGCCTACCTGGGCGACGATACCGCCGCCTGGCAGGCGTGGGACGCCAGCGTGCTGATGGCTGCGGCCAACCCTGACACGGCGCTGCCGTGCCGGGTAGACGTGGGGCTGGACGATGGCTTTATCGATAGCCAGCTGCAGCCGCAGGCGCTGGAAGCGGCCGCGGCCCACAGCGGCTACCCGCTGCAGCTGCACCGCCACGAGGGCTACGACCACAGCTACTACTTTGTGGCCAGCTTTATCGAGGCACAGCTGCGCTTTCATGCAGCCCATCTGGCGCGTGCCTGA
- the pdxH gene encoding pyridoxamine 5'-phosphate oxidase, with product MSLNLADIRLEYSKKELSPDDCLPDAVAQFEVWLNEAIASQVHEPTAMHIATVDDSGRPSARIVLLKGVENGQLVFYTNYLSRKGRQLAANPYIAVTFFWPELERQVRIEGRVTQVAPEVSDAYFASRPYTSRIGAWASEQSTEIDSKTVLVTRAASFGLKHPLSVPRPPHWGGYAIVPDRIEFWQGRPSRLHDRVLYTLASDASWARSRLAP from the coding sequence ATGTCGCTGAACCTCGCCGATATCCGCCTCGAATACAGCAAGAAAGAACTGTCGCCCGACGATTGCCTGCCGGACGCAGTAGCCCAGTTTGAAGTGTGGCTGAACGAAGCCATCGCCTCGCAGGTGCACGAGCCTACCGCCATGCACATCGCCACCGTAGACGACAGCGGCCGCCCGTCGGCGCGCATCGTGCTGCTCAAGGGCGTGGAAAACGGCCAACTGGTGTTCTACACCAACTACCTCAGCCGCAAGGGTCGCCAGCTGGCGGCCAACCCGTATATTGCGGTGACCTTTTTCTGGCCGGAGCTGGAGCGCCAGGTGCGCATCGAAGGCCGTGTGACACAAGTGGCGCCCGAGGTATCGGACGCCTACTTCGCCAGCCGCCCCTACACCAGCCGCATCGGTGCCTGGGCCAGCGAGCAGAGTACCGAGATCGACAGCAAGACCGTGCTGGTGACCCGTGCCGCCAGCTTTGGCCTGAAGCACCCGCTGTCGGTACCGCGCCCGCCGCACTGGGGCGGTTACGCCATCGTGCCGGACCGCATCGAGTTCTGGCAGGGCCGCCCCAGCCGCCTGCACGACCGCGTGCTGTACACGCTGGCCAGCGACGCCAGCTGGGCACGCAGCCGCCTGGCACCCTGA
- a CDS encoding LysR substrate-binding domain-containing protein, which translates to MCEFAAVAEHGSFTRAAQALGLSVSQVSRQLARLEARLGTQLLYRSTRHVTLTDTGQLYLQHCRQLLDSLGEAERAVSQHLSTPQGSLKVTAPLAYGESHIAPLLLQFGQRYPALDIKLQLSNEVLDLVHDGYDLAIRIGQLPDSSLIARRLAGRHLHICAAPAYLAAHGTPQTLAALEQHNCLLGSHEHWFIGEHGKRRPLRVHGRLRCNSGHALTQAALAGHGIVQLPDYYVAAHMASGALQALLTAWQPPEEGIWALYPHNRQLSPKIRMLVDFLADRLGQPAATGV; encoded by the coding sequence ATGTGCGAATTTGCCGCCGTGGCGGAACACGGCAGCTTTACCCGCGCCGCGCAGGCGCTGGGGCTGTCGGTATCGCAGGTGAGCCGCCAGCTGGCGCGGCTGGAGGCGCGGCTGGGCACCCAGCTGCTGTACCGCAGTACCCGCCACGTCACGCTCACCGACACCGGCCAGCTCTACCTGCAGCACTGCCGCCAGTTGCTGGACTCGCTGGGCGAGGCCGAGCGCGCGGTGTCGCAGCACCTGTCGACGCCGCAAGGCAGCCTGAAAGTCACCGCGCCGCTGGCCTACGGCGAAAGCCATATCGCGCCGCTACTGCTGCAGTTCGGCCAGCGCTACCCGGCGCTGGACATCAAGCTGCAGCTGAGTAACGAGGTGCTGGACCTGGTGCACGACGGCTACGACCTGGCCATCCGCATCGGCCAGCTGCCCGACTCCAGCCTGATCGCGCGCCGGCTGGCCGGCCGCCATCTGCACATCTGCGCCGCGCCAGCCTACCTGGCCGCGCACGGTACGCCACAAACGTTGGCCGCGCTGGAGCAGCACAACTGCCTGCTGGGCAGCCACGAGCACTGGTTTATCGGCGAACACGGCAAGCGCCGCCCGCTGCGGGTACACGGCCGCCTGCGCTGCAACAGCGGCCACGCGCTCACGCAGGCGGCGCTGGCCGGCCACGGCATCGTGCAGCTGCCCGATTACTACGTGGCCGCGCACATGGCCAGTGGCGCGCTGCAAGCCTTGCTCACCGCCTGGCAGCCACCGGAAGAAGGCATCTGGGCGCTGTACCCGCACAACCGCCAGCTGTCGCCCAAGATCCGCATGCTGGTGGATTTCCTGGCCGACAGGCTGGGCCAGCCGGCGGCCACCGGCGTATGA
- a CDS encoding S-(hydroxymethyl)glutathione dehydrogenase/class III alcohol dehydrogenase: MTATTITCKAAVAWAAGQPLTIEDVQVMPPQAGEVRVKLVATGVCHTDAFTLSGDDPEGIFPCILGHEGAGIVESVGEGVTSVAVGDHVIPLYTPECGECKFCKSGKTNLCQKIRATQGKGLMPDGTTRFSKDGQPIYHYMGTSTFAEYTVLPEISLAKVNPTAPLEEVCLLGCGVTTGMGAVMNTAKVKAGDTVAIFGLGGIGLSAIIGARMAGASRIIGIDINESKFALAQKLGATDVINPQHFAKPIQDVIVEMTDGGVDFSFECIGNVNVMRSALECCHKGWGESVIIGVAGAGQEISTRPFQLVTGRVWRGSAFGGVRGRSELPHFVERYLKGEFRLDDFITHTMALDDINTAFDLMHEGKSIRSVVHYQ; encoded by the coding sequence ATGACTGCCACCACCATTACCTGTAAAGCCGCCGTTGCCTGGGCTGCCGGCCAGCCGCTGACTATCGAAGACGTGCAGGTGATGCCGCCGCAAGCTGGCGAAGTGCGCGTCAAGCTGGTGGCCACCGGCGTGTGCCACACCGACGCGTTTACGCTGTCCGGCGACGACCCGGAAGGCATCTTCCCCTGCATCCTGGGCCACGAAGGCGCCGGTATTGTGGAGTCGGTGGGCGAGGGCGTCACCAGCGTGGCGGTGGGCGACCACGTGATTCCGCTGTACACGCCGGAATGCGGCGAGTGCAAGTTCTGCAAGTCGGGCAAGACCAATCTGTGCCAGAAGATTCGCGCTACCCAGGGCAAGGGCCTGATGCCGGACGGCACCACGCGCTTTTCCAAAGACGGCCAGCCGATTTACCACTATATGGGCACCTCCACCTTTGCCGAGTACACCGTGCTGCCGGAAATCTCGCTGGCCAAGGTAAACCCGACGGCGCCGCTGGAAGAAGTGTGCCTGCTAGGCTGCGGCGTCACCACCGGCATGGGCGCGGTGATGAACACCGCCAAAGTGAAGGCGGGTGACACCGTAGCCATCTTCGGCCTGGGCGGTATCGGCCTGTCGGCCATCATCGGCGCGCGCATGGCCGGTGCCAGCCGCATCATCGGCATCGACATCAACGAGAGCAAGTTCGCGCTAGCGCAGAAGCTGGGCGCTACCGACGTGATCAACCCGCAGCACTTTGCCAAGCCTATCCAGGACGTGATCGTGGAGATGACCGACGGCGGCGTGGACTTCTCGTTCGAGTGCATCGGTAACGTGAACGTGATGCGCTCGGCGCTGGAATGCTGCCACAAGGGCTGGGGCGAGTCGGTGATCATCGGCGTGGCTGGCGCGGGGCAGGAAATCAGCACCCGCCCGTTCCAGCTGGTGACTGGCCGCGTGTGGCGAGGCTCGGCCTTTGGCGGCGTGCGTGGCCGCTCCGAGCTGCCGCACTTTGTGGAACGCTACCTGAAAGGCGAGTTCCGCCTCGACGACTTCATCACCCACACCATGGCGCTGGACGACATCAACACCGCCTTCGACCTGATGCACGAAGGCAAGAGCATCCGCAGCGTAGTGCATTACCAGTAA
- a CDS encoding M4 family metallopeptidase, which translates to MKTRNLPLHALALATALAFPAAAQAATVIDLSAPQARSLASGSAASLQSLTGAQAGDLKVLRSLTLPNGKTVTRYQQYFQGVPVWGEAIVEEADSNARSLAGASSRSGRYIADIQQDLASARPTLSAQQVLAQAKSLKAAGRTTRNDKAELVVQLGANNVAQLVYLVSFFVGGQQPSRPHFVIDANNGTVLQQWEGLAHADATGPGGNKKTGQYEYGTQYGPLKVSSDCKMDSGTVVTVDLQHSADENNPKTTPFQFACPRNTYKAINGAYSPMNDAHFFGGVIYNMYQQWLGVAPIKGKLHMRVHFGSGYENAFWDGAYMNFGDGASTFYPLVSLDVSSHEVSHGFTEQNSGLVYQNQSGGMNEAYSDIAGEAAEYFARGKNDWLVGSEIFKASGALRYMATPTKDGRSIDNAKNYRAGMDPHLSSGVYNKAFYLLATKTGWNTRKAFEVFADANRFYWTANATYNSGACGVVKAAQNRGYTATDVTAAFKSVGVACSKPL; encoded by the coding sequence GTGAAAACACGCAACCTTCCGCTGCACGCGCTGGCGCTGGCCACCGCCCTGGCCTTCCCGGCTGCCGCCCAGGCCGCCACCGTCATTGATCTGTCCGCACCGCAGGCACGCAGCCTGGCCAGCGGCAGCGCCGCCTCGCTGCAAAGCCTGACCGGCGCCCAGGCCGGCGACCTGAAAGTGCTGCGCAGCCTGACCTTGCCCAATGGCAAAACCGTGACCCGCTACCAGCAATACTTCCAGGGCGTACCGGTGTGGGGCGAAGCCATCGTGGAAGAGGCCGATAGCAACGCCCGCAGCCTCGCCGGTGCCAGCAGCCGCAGCGGCCGCTACATTGCCGACATCCAGCAAGACCTGGCCAGCGCCCGCCCCACCCTGAGCGCACAGCAAGTACTGGCGCAGGCCAAGAGCCTGAAAGCCGCCGGCCGCACCACCCGTAACGACAAGGCCGAGCTGGTGGTGCAACTGGGCGCCAACAACGTAGCGCAGCTGGTTTACCTGGTGTCGTTCTTTGTCGGCGGCCAGCAGCCCAGCCGCCCGCACTTCGTTATCGATGCCAATAACGGCACCGTGCTGCAGCAGTGGGAAGGCCTGGCGCACGCCGACGCTACCGGCCCCGGCGGCAATAAGAAAACCGGCCAGTACGAGTACGGCACCCAGTACGGCCCGCTGAAAGTGAGCAGCGATTGCAAGATGGATAGCGGCACCGTGGTCACCGTCGACCTGCAGCACAGCGCCGACGAAAACAACCCCAAGACCACCCCGTTCCAGTTTGCCTGCCCGCGCAACACCTACAAGGCTATCAACGGTGCCTACTCGCCGATGAACGACGCGCACTTCTTTGGCGGCGTCATCTACAACATGTACCAGCAATGGCTGGGCGTGGCGCCGATCAAGGGCAAGCTGCACATGCGCGTGCACTTTGGCAGTGGCTATGAAAACGCGTTCTGGGACGGTGCCTACATGAACTTTGGCGACGGCGCGTCCACCTTCTACCCGCTGGTTTCGCTGGACGTGTCCTCACACGAGGTCAGCCACGGCTTTACCGAGCAGAACTCTGGCCTGGTGTACCAGAACCAGTCCGGCGGCATGAACGAGGCCTACTCCGACATCGCCGGCGAAGCCGCCGAGTACTTCGCCCGCGGCAAGAACGACTGGCTGGTGGGCAGCGAGATCTTCAAGGCCAGCGGCGCGCTGCGCTATATGGCCACCCCCACCAAGGACGGCCGCTCTATCGACAACGCCAAAAACTACCGCGCCGGCATGGACCCGCACCTGTCCAGCGGCGTGTACAACAAGGCGTTCTACCTGCTGGCCACCAAGACCGGCTGGAACACCCGCAAGGCGTTTGAAGTGTTTGCCGACGCCAACCGCTTTTACTGGACCGCCAACGCCACCTACAACAGCGGCGCGTGCGGCGTAGTGAAAGCCGCACAAAACCGCGGCTACACCGCCACCGACGTCACCGCCGCGTTCAAGAGCGTGGGCGTGGCGTGCAGCAAACCGCTGTAA